A part of Flavobacteriaceae bacterium GSB9 genomic DNA contains:
- a CDS encoding rhodanese-related sulfurtransferase, protein MQLYNTLSAKERAELIEKAGKDRLTLSFYQYAKIKNPQEFRDQLFVVWNKLDVLGRIYVATEGINGQLSLPADRFNEFKAHLDTIDFLKDIRLNIAVEQDNMSFLKLKVKVRNKIVADGLNDDTFDVTNKGIHVGAEKFNQLIDDEKTVLVDMRNHYESEIGHFKNAVTPDVDTFRESLDIIEEDLKEHKEDKNLVMYCTGGIRCEKASAYFKHKGFKNVFQLEGGIIEYTRQVKESNLENKFLGKNFVFDERRAEKISDDVIAQCHQCGAPFDVHTNCANDACHLLFIQCDKCKEEMNNCCSNNCKEIHALPFEEQKALRKGQGNSNDIFKKGRADHLPYKKDLRNIFETLKVDKIKS, encoded by the coding sequence ATGCAACTGTACAATACGTTAAGCGCTAAAGAGAGAGCAGAATTAATCGAAAAAGCTGGAAAAGACCGATTAACGCTTTCTTTCTATCAGTACGCAAAAATTAAAAATCCACAAGAATTTAGAGACCAGCTGTTTGTTGTCTGGAATAAGTTAGACGTTTTAGGTCGTATTTATGTGGCCACAGAAGGTATTAACGGTCAGTTATCGCTTCCTGCCGATAGGTTTAACGAATTTAAGGCACACTTAGATACCATAGATTTTTTAAAGGACATTCGATTAAATATTGCTGTAGAGCAGGATAACATGTCGTTTTTAAAATTGAAGGTTAAGGTGCGCAACAAAATTGTGGCCGATGGTCTAAACGACGACACCTTTGATGTGACGAATAAGGGCATTCACGTTGGTGCCGAAAAGTTCAACCAACTTATTGATGACGAAAAAACGGTTTTGGTCGATATGCGCAACCACTACGAAAGTGAAATAGGGCATTTTAAAAATGCCGTAACGCCCGATGTCGATACCTTTCGCGAGTCGTTGGATATTATAGAAGAAGATTTAAAAGAACACAAAGAAGACAAAAATCTGGTCATGTATTGTACCGGCGGTATCCGTTGTGAAAAGGCGAGCGCCTATTTTAAACACAAGGGCTTTAAAAATGTGTTTCAGTTAGAAGGCGGTATTATTGAATACACACGACAGGTAAAAGAAAGCAATCTTGAAAACAAGTTTCTAGGAAAGAACTTTGTTTTTGATGAGCGTAGGGCCGAAAAGATTAGTGATGATGTTATTGCACAATGTCACCAATGTGGTGCGCCTTTCGATGTACATACCAATTGTGCCAATGATGCGTGTCACCTACTTTTTATACAGTGCGATAAATGCAAGGAAGAAATGAACAATTGCTGTTCAAACAACTGTAAAGAAATACACGCTTTACCATTCGAAGAGCAAAAAGCCCTCAGAAAAGGCCAGGGCAATAGCAACGATATCTTTAAAAAAGGCCGAGCAGACCATTTGCCTTACAAAAAGGATTTAAGAAACATCTTTGAAACCTTAAAAGTCGACAAAATCAAATCCTAA